The following coding sequences are from one Rhineura floridana isolate rRhiFlo1 chromosome 2, rRhiFlo1.hap2, whole genome shotgun sequence window:
- the PATL1 gene encoding protein PAT1 homolog 1 isoform X2, which produces MLPSLEDCPLDEDEEAFHNLAEEDEDIDQFNDDTFGAGAIDDDWQEAHERLAELEEKPASAGEQMDPGVADEMDLLGDHEENLAARLSKMVIDNELEDPAIMQAVQTRPPVQQQGAINSSIWDGPSVLRRIRGPLLAQEVPSVSVLEYALPQRPPQAQEEEQDLSERALPRRSSSPVIGSPPVRAVPIGTPPKQPIMPNFNQQILCPKPVHIRVPIQQRYPSPFSERMSPNQLCNITNSSLLGHPFPPSVTPVLTHLQRAQLLGGAQAGRMSPSQFARVSGFVSNPLTSVNPKLLQGRVGQMMPPASGFRAYFGAPPTPSQHHSPCPGAHMQNLRPQPQMFRPDTTHLHPQHRRLLHQRQQQNRNQHRSLNGSAGDRGSHRSSHQEQIRKDPYANLMLQREKDWVSKIQMMQLQSTDPYLDDFYYQNYFQKLEKLSAAEEMHGDGPKKERTKLITPQVAKLEHAYKPVQFEGSLGKLTVSSVNNPRKMIDAVVTLRGEEDETKEKQVRDKRRQTLFTIEKTYSLLLDVEDYERRYLLSLEGDRLALMEERKQKICDMYDNLRGKTPNQERLNDDPFIQIMCIRKGKRLVARILPFLSTEQAADILMATARNLPFLIKKDVQDEVLPCLLRPFSLVLYHLPLGTVASILQQQMNLPQSTMTVASANLHLTAVLQSKFGLSLLYLVLSRGEELQSSDSTTELLQDNQWTELMFMATRELLRIPQAALAKPVSTPSNLLSLFSRYVDQQKLNVLETKLQLIQGIR; this is translated from the exons TCCCTTGAGGACTGCCCTCTAGATGAGGATGAAGAAGCCTTTCATAACTTGGCTGAGGAAGATGAAGATATTGACCAGTTCAATGATGACACATTTGGAGCTGGTGCAATTG ATGATGACTGGCAAGAAGCCCATGAAAGATTGGCAGAGCTGGAAGAGAAGCCTGCATCTGCAGGAGAGCAAATGGATCCAGGAGTCGCTGATGAGATGGACCTGCTGGGAGACCATGAAGAGAACCTGGCAGCGAGGCTGAGCAAGATGGTGATTGATAATGAGTTGGAAGATCCAGCAATCATGCAGGCTGTGCAAACTCGGCCCCCAGTCCAG CAACAAGGTGCCATAAATTCAAGCATCTGGGATGGGCCTTCAGTTCTTAGGCGCATCAGAGGACCACTTCTCGCTCAG GAGGTGCCCTCTGTGTCGGTGCTGGAATATGCCCTACCACAAAGACCTCCACAGGCCCaagaagaggagcaggacctttCAGAGCGGGCACTACCCAGGCGGTCATCCTCGCCAGTTATCGGGAGCCCTCCTGTTAGGGCTGTTCCCATTGGAACCCCACCTAAGCAGCCCATCATGCCCAACTTTAACCAGCAG ATCCTGTGTCCAAAGCCTGTTCACATTAGAGTCCCAATTCAGCAGCGGTACCCAAGTCCCTTCAGTGAGAGAATGTCTCCAAACCAGCTCTGCAATATTACG AACtcctctctcctgggccacccatTCCCTCCCAGTGTTACTCCTGTTCTCACTCACCTCCAAAGAGCACAGCTGCTAGGAGGAGCACAG GCAGGGAGGATGTCTCCCAGCCAATTTGCACGGGTCTCTGGATTTGTTAGCAACCCTCTTACATCTGTGAACCCCAAACTGCTCCAGGGCCGAGTTGGGCAGATGATGCCTCCAGCTAGCGGATTTCGTGCCTACTTCGGGGCACCACCTACTCCATCGCAACACCACTCCCCATGTCCTGGAGCCCACATGCAGAATTTAAG GCCTCAGCCTCAAATGTTTAGGCCAGACACAACCCACCTTCACCCACAGCACCGGCGGCTCTTGcaccagaggcagcagcagaacaggAA TCAGCACCGGAGTTTAAATGGGTCAGCAGGGGACCGAGGGAGCCACCGGAGTAGCCATCAAGAGCAGATAAGAAAGGACCCATATGCCAATCTCATGTTGCAGCGGGAGAAGGACTGGGTGTCTAAGATCCAGATGATGCAGCTTCAAAGCACTGATCCATACTTGGATGACTTCTACTATCAG AACTATTTTCAGAAGCTGGAGAAATTATCTGCAGCTGAGGAGATGCATGGTGATGGTCCTAAAAAAGAGCGCACTAAACTAATCACCCCACAAGTTGCCAAGCTAGAGCACGCCTACAAGCCAG TGCAGTTTGAGGGCTCACTGGGGAAGCTCACAGTCTCCAGTGTGAATAACCCCCGCAAAATGATTGATGCTGTTGTGACGTTACGAGGTGAAGAAGAT GAGACAAAAGAGAAGCAGGTTCGAGATAAAAGGCGGCAAACTCTCTTCACTATTGAGAAG ACATACAGCCTCCTCCTGGATGTAGAAGACTATGAGAGGCGCTACCTCTTGAGCCTGGAGGGTGATAGGCTGGCCCTGATGGAGGAGAGGAAGCAGAAGATCTGTGACATGTATGACAACCTGAGGGGGAAAACACCCAACCAGGAAAG GCTGAATGATGATCCTTTCATACAGATCATGTGTATTCGGAAAGGAAAGCGTCTGGTTGCCCGGATTCTACCCTTCTTGTCCACTGAGCAGGCAGCTGATATACTTATGGCCACAGCCAGGAACCTGCCATTTCTAATTAAGAAGGATGTTCAGGATGAG GTGCTACCCTGCCTATTGAGGCCCTTCTCCCTTGTTCTGTATCATCTTCCACTGGGGACTGTCGCCAGCATCCTGCAGCAGCAAATGAACCTACCTCAGAGCACGATGACGGTGGCATCAGCCAACCTGCACCTCACTGCTGTGCTCCAGAGCAAG TTTGGCCTCTCTCTGCTGTACTTGGTCTTGAGCCGTGGGGAGGAACTGCAGAGTTCAGATTCTACTACAGAGCTCTTGCAAGACAACCAGTG GACAGAGCTGATGTTCATGGCAACCAGAGAGCTTCTCCGTATCCCTCAGGCAGCCTTGGCCAAGCCAGTGTCTACCCCTTCTAATCTCCTATCTCTCTTCTCTCGCTATGTTGATCAGCAGAAGTTAAATGTGCTAGAGACAAAGTTGCA GTTGATTCAAGGAATACGATAG
- the PATL1 gene encoding protein PAT1 homolog 1 isoform X1: protein MFRYQSLEDCPLDEDEEAFHNLAEEDEDIDQFNDDTFGAGAIDDDWQEAHERLAELEEKPASAGEQMDPGVADEMDLLGDHEENLAARLSKMVIDNELEDPAIMQAVQTRPPVQQQGAINSSIWDGPSVLRRIRGPLLAQEVPSVSVLEYALPQRPPQAQEEEQDLSERALPRRSSSPVIGSPPVRAVPIGTPPKQPIMPNFNQQILCPKPVHIRVPIQQRYPSPFSERMSPNQLCNITNSSLLGHPFPPSVTPVLTHLQRAQLLGGAQAGRMSPSQFARVSGFVSNPLTSVNPKLLQGRVGQMMPPASGFRAYFGAPPTPSQHHSPCPGAHMQNLRPQPQMFRPDTTHLHPQHRRLLHQRQQQNRNQHRSLNGSAGDRGSHRSSHQEQIRKDPYANLMLQREKDWVSKIQMMQLQSTDPYLDDFYYQNYFQKLEKLSAAEEMHGDGPKKERTKLITPQVAKLEHAYKPVQFEGSLGKLTVSSVNNPRKMIDAVVTLRGEEDETKEKQVRDKRRQTLFTIEKTYSLLLDVEDYERRYLLSLEGDRLALMEERKQKICDMYDNLRGKTPNQERLNDDPFIQIMCIRKGKRLVARILPFLSTEQAADILMATARNLPFLIKKDVQDEVLPCLLRPFSLVLYHLPLGTVASILQQQMNLPQSTMTVASANLHLTAVLQSKFGLSLLYLVLSRGEELQSSDSTTELLQDNQWTELMFMATRELLRIPQAALAKPVSTPSNLLSLFSRYVDQQKLNVLETKLQLIQGIR, encoded by the exons TCCCTTGAGGACTGCCCTCTAGATGAGGATGAAGAAGCCTTTCATAACTTGGCTGAGGAAGATGAAGATATTGACCAGTTCAATGATGACACATTTGGAGCTGGTGCAATTG ATGATGACTGGCAAGAAGCCCATGAAAGATTGGCAGAGCTGGAAGAGAAGCCTGCATCTGCAGGAGAGCAAATGGATCCAGGAGTCGCTGATGAGATGGACCTGCTGGGAGACCATGAAGAGAACCTGGCAGCGAGGCTGAGCAAGATGGTGATTGATAATGAGTTGGAAGATCCAGCAATCATGCAGGCTGTGCAAACTCGGCCCCCAGTCCAG CAACAAGGTGCCATAAATTCAAGCATCTGGGATGGGCCTTCAGTTCTTAGGCGCATCAGAGGACCACTTCTCGCTCAG GAGGTGCCCTCTGTGTCGGTGCTGGAATATGCCCTACCACAAAGACCTCCACAGGCCCaagaagaggagcaggacctttCAGAGCGGGCACTACCCAGGCGGTCATCCTCGCCAGTTATCGGGAGCCCTCCTGTTAGGGCTGTTCCCATTGGAACCCCACCTAAGCAGCCCATCATGCCCAACTTTAACCAGCAG ATCCTGTGTCCAAAGCCTGTTCACATTAGAGTCCCAATTCAGCAGCGGTACCCAAGTCCCTTCAGTGAGAGAATGTCTCCAAACCAGCTCTGCAATATTACG AACtcctctctcctgggccacccatTCCCTCCCAGTGTTACTCCTGTTCTCACTCACCTCCAAAGAGCACAGCTGCTAGGAGGAGCACAG GCAGGGAGGATGTCTCCCAGCCAATTTGCACGGGTCTCTGGATTTGTTAGCAACCCTCTTACATCTGTGAACCCCAAACTGCTCCAGGGCCGAGTTGGGCAGATGATGCCTCCAGCTAGCGGATTTCGTGCCTACTTCGGGGCACCACCTACTCCATCGCAACACCACTCCCCATGTCCTGGAGCCCACATGCAGAATTTAAG GCCTCAGCCTCAAATGTTTAGGCCAGACACAACCCACCTTCACCCACAGCACCGGCGGCTCTTGcaccagaggcagcagcagaacaggAA TCAGCACCGGAGTTTAAATGGGTCAGCAGGGGACCGAGGGAGCCACCGGAGTAGCCATCAAGAGCAGATAAGAAAGGACCCATATGCCAATCTCATGTTGCAGCGGGAGAAGGACTGGGTGTCTAAGATCCAGATGATGCAGCTTCAAAGCACTGATCCATACTTGGATGACTTCTACTATCAG AACTATTTTCAGAAGCTGGAGAAATTATCTGCAGCTGAGGAGATGCATGGTGATGGTCCTAAAAAAGAGCGCACTAAACTAATCACCCCACAAGTTGCCAAGCTAGAGCACGCCTACAAGCCAG TGCAGTTTGAGGGCTCACTGGGGAAGCTCACAGTCTCCAGTGTGAATAACCCCCGCAAAATGATTGATGCTGTTGTGACGTTACGAGGTGAAGAAGAT GAGACAAAAGAGAAGCAGGTTCGAGATAAAAGGCGGCAAACTCTCTTCACTATTGAGAAG ACATACAGCCTCCTCCTGGATGTAGAAGACTATGAGAGGCGCTACCTCTTGAGCCTGGAGGGTGATAGGCTGGCCCTGATGGAGGAGAGGAAGCAGAAGATCTGTGACATGTATGACAACCTGAGGGGGAAAACACCCAACCAGGAAAG GCTGAATGATGATCCTTTCATACAGATCATGTGTATTCGGAAAGGAAAGCGTCTGGTTGCCCGGATTCTACCCTTCTTGTCCACTGAGCAGGCAGCTGATATACTTATGGCCACAGCCAGGAACCTGCCATTTCTAATTAAGAAGGATGTTCAGGATGAG GTGCTACCCTGCCTATTGAGGCCCTTCTCCCTTGTTCTGTATCATCTTCCACTGGGGACTGTCGCCAGCATCCTGCAGCAGCAAATGAACCTACCTCAGAGCACGATGACGGTGGCATCAGCCAACCTGCACCTCACTGCTGTGCTCCAGAGCAAG TTTGGCCTCTCTCTGCTGTACTTGGTCTTGAGCCGTGGGGAGGAACTGCAGAGTTCAGATTCTACTACAGAGCTCTTGCAAGACAACCAGTG GACAGAGCTGATGTTCATGGCAACCAGAGAGCTTCTCCGTATCCCTCAGGCAGCCTTGGCCAAGCCAGTGTCTACCCCTTCTAATCTCCTATCTCTCTTCTCTCGCTATGTTGATCAGCAGAAGTTAAATGTGCTAGAGACAAAGTTGCA GTTGATTCAAGGAATACGATAG
- the PATL1 gene encoding protein PAT1 homolog 1 isoform X3, translating into MSLEDCPLDEDEEAFHNLAEEDEDIDQFNDDTFGAGAIDDDWQEAHERLAELEEKPASAGEQMDPGVADEMDLLGDHEENLAARLSKMVIDNELEDPAIMQAVQTRPPVQQQGAINSSIWDGPSVLRRIRGPLLAQEVPSVSVLEYALPQRPPQAQEEEQDLSERALPRRSSSPVIGSPPVRAVPIGTPPKQPIMPNFNQQILCPKPVHIRVPIQQRYPSPFSERMSPNQLCNITNSSLLGHPFPPSVTPVLTHLQRAQLLGGAQAGRMSPSQFARVSGFVSNPLTSVNPKLLQGRVGQMMPPASGFRAYFGAPPTPSQHHSPCPGAHMQNLRPQPQMFRPDTTHLHPQHRRLLHQRQQQNRNQHRSLNGSAGDRGSHRSSHQEQIRKDPYANLMLQREKDWVSKIQMMQLQSTDPYLDDFYYQNYFQKLEKLSAAEEMHGDGPKKERTKLITPQVAKLEHAYKPVQFEGSLGKLTVSSVNNPRKMIDAVVTLRGEEDETKEKQVRDKRRQTLFTIEKTYSLLLDVEDYERRYLLSLEGDRLALMEERKQKICDMYDNLRGKTPNQERLNDDPFIQIMCIRKGKRLVARILPFLSTEQAADILMATARNLPFLIKKDVQDEVLPCLLRPFSLVLYHLPLGTVASILQQQMNLPQSTMTVASANLHLTAVLQSKFGLSLLYLVLSRGEELQSSDSTTELLQDNQWTELMFMATRELLRIPQAALAKPVSTPSNLLSLFSRYVDQQKLNVLETKLQLIQGIR; encoded by the exons ATG TCCCTTGAGGACTGCCCTCTAGATGAGGATGAAGAAGCCTTTCATAACTTGGCTGAGGAAGATGAAGATATTGACCAGTTCAATGATGACACATTTGGAGCTGGTGCAATTG ATGATGACTGGCAAGAAGCCCATGAAAGATTGGCAGAGCTGGAAGAGAAGCCTGCATCTGCAGGAGAGCAAATGGATCCAGGAGTCGCTGATGAGATGGACCTGCTGGGAGACCATGAAGAGAACCTGGCAGCGAGGCTGAGCAAGATGGTGATTGATAATGAGTTGGAAGATCCAGCAATCATGCAGGCTGTGCAAACTCGGCCCCCAGTCCAG CAACAAGGTGCCATAAATTCAAGCATCTGGGATGGGCCTTCAGTTCTTAGGCGCATCAGAGGACCACTTCTCGCTCAG GAGGTGCCCTCTGTGTCGGTGCTGGAATATGCCCTACCACAAAGACCTCCACAGGCCCaagaagaggagcaggacctttCAGAGCGGGCACTACCCAGGCGGTCATCCTCGCCAGTTATCGGGAGCCCTCCTGTTAGGGCTGTTCCCATTGGAACCCCACCTAAGCAGCCCATCATGCCCAACTTTAACCAGCAG ATCCTGTGTCCAAAGCCTGTTCACATTAGAGTCCCAATTCAGCAGCGGTACCCAAGTCCCTTCAGTGAGAGAATGTCTCCAAACCAGCTCTGCAATATTACG AACtcctctctcctgggccacccatTCCCTCCCAGTGTTACTCCTGTTCTCACTCACCTCCAAAGAGCACAGCTGCTAGGAGGAGCACAG GCAGGGAGGATGTCTCCCAGCCAATTTGCACGGGTCTCTGGATTTGTTAGCAACCCTCTTACATCTGTGAACCCCAAACTGCTCCAGGGCCGAGTTGGGCAGATGATGCCTCCAGCTAGCGGATTTCGTGCCTACTTCGGGGCACCACCTACTCCATCGCAACACCACTCCCCATGTCCTGGAGCCCACATGCAGAATTTAAG GCCTCAGCCTCAAATGTTTAGGCCAGACACAACCCACCTTCACCCACAGCACCGGCGGCTCTTGcaccagaggcagcagcagaacaggAA TCAGCACCGGAGTTTAAATGGGTCAGCAGGGGACCGAGGGAGCCACCGGAGTAGCCATCAAGAGCAGATAAGAAAGGACCCATATGCCAATCTCATGTTGCAGCGGGAGAAGGACTGGGTGTCTAAGATCCAGATGATGCAGCTTCAAAGCACTGATCCATACTTGGATGACTTCTACTATCAG AACTATTTTCAGAAGCTGGAGAAATTATCTGCAGCTGAGGAGATGCATGGTGATGGTCCTAAAAAAGAGCGCACTAAACTAATCACCCCACAAGTTGCCAAGCTAGAGCACGCCTACAAGCCAG TGCAGTTTGAGGGCTCACTGGGGAAGCTCACAGTCTCCAGTGTGAATAACCCCCGCAAAATGATTGATGCTGTTGTGACGTTACGAGGTGAAGAAGAT GAGACAAAAGAGAAGCAGGTTCGAGATAAAAGGCGGCAAACTCTCTTCACTATTGAGAAG ACATACAGCCTCCTCCTGGATGTAGAAGACTATGAGAGGCGCTACCTCTTGAGCCTGGAGGGTGATAGGCTGGCCCTGATGGAGGAGAGGAAGCAGAAGATCTGTGACATGTATGACAACCTGAGGGGGAAAACACCCAACCAGGAAAG GCTGAATGATGATCCTTTCATACAGATCATGTGTATTCGGAAAGGAAAGCGTCTGGTTGCCCGGATTCTACCCTTCTTGTCCACTGAGCAGGCAGCTGATATACTTATGGCCACAGCCAGGAACCTGCCATTTCTAATTAAGAAGGATGTTCAGGATGAG GTGCTACCCTGCCTATTGAGGCCCTTCTCCCTTGTTCTGTATCATCTTCCACTGGGGACTGTCGCCAGCATCCTGCAGCAGCAAATGAACCTACCTCAGAGCACGATGACGGTGGCATCAGCCAACCTGCACCTCACTGCTGTGCTCCAGAGCAAG TTTGGCCTCTCTCTGCTGTACTTGGTCTTGAGCCGTGGGGAGGAACTGCAGAGTTCAGATTCTACTACAGAGCTCTTGCAAGACAACCAGTG GACAGAGCTGATGTTCATGGCAACCAGAGAGCTTCTCCGTATCCCTCAGGCAGCCTTGGCCAAGCCAGTGTCTACCCCTTCTAATCTCCTATCTCTCTTCTCTCGCTATGTTGATCAGCAGAAGTTAAATGTGCTAGAGACAAAGTTGCA GTTGATTCAAGGAATACGATAG